A window of Chloracidobacterium sp. N contains these coding sequences:
- a CDS encoding S46 family peptidase, translating into MYKRLIAGGLALVLSSGCFFTLTQAEEGMWLPDTVNTLPLAKMRAKGLTLKPEDIYNPNGPSLKDAIVIIDGGTGEFISPEGLLLTNHHVAFDGIASLSTPEKDYVANGFVAKNRSEELPTPGYTVQVLDIMKDVTAEVLAGVTPEMTAEEREKKIAENRKKIIDAQTQPNRQAQVVEMNSGLQFYLYVYDVFPDVRMVYAPPKDIGYYGGDPDNFEWPRHCGDFTFFRVYANKDNRPAAYAKDNVPYRPKKHLTISLAGYKEGDFTMVMGYPGRTNRYREASSVETNERLQIPLLIDFFTGQIAALEEAARADRKTALALASQIFGLSNSLKAYQGAQRTLRRVQFLERRRKEEAALAQFIASTPENQAKYGDVIPKLTKLNEEQRPFVPTDFLLPRIPGFISQVAGVASLAVARAVEAEKPAGERNPQIEAQASRLKAVIPNLFRDRNVHLEQQRLVALFELADKQPAGYRIAFLDRQFEGKTGEARAAAQRELARHIIESPYYSTPGRLQVLFELSAAQLRALDDPGLNFLLALAPENDAARKRTERFNAEVTALRARYIAALAASRGNQPFYPDANRTLRFTYGEVKGYTPKDGATYRYYTTLFGVVEKDRGVDPFAAPQAVIDLHRRKDHGRYFEPRFGDVPVNFLSTNDIIGGNSGSPILNGRGEIIGVVFDGNFEGLGNDFLYDYDAQRTISVDIRYVLFLTEKMAGADYLFKEMTFAPASGAATRR; encoded by the coding sequence ATGTACAAGCGACTGATTGCCGGGGGGCTGGCCCTGGTGCTGTCTTCCGGCTGCTTCTTTACCCTCACCCAGGCCGAAGAAGGCATGTGGCTGCCGGATACGGTCAACACCCTGCCTCTCGCCAAAATGCGGGCCAAGGGTCTCACCCTCAAACCCGAAGACATTTACAACCCGAACGGCCCCAGCCTCAAGGATGCCATCGTCATCATTGACGGCGGCACGGGGGAGTTCATCTCTCCCGAAGGGCTTCTGCTGACCAACCACCACGTCGCCTTCGACGGCATCGCCAGCCTGAGCACCCCGGAAAAGGATTATGTCGCCAATGGCTTCGTCGCCAAAAACCGGAGTGAAGAACTGCCGACGCCGGGCTACACCGTTCAGGTGCTCGACATTATGAAGGATGTCACGGCGGAAGTCCTTGCCGGCGTCACACCGGAGATGACCGCCGAGGAACGGGAGAAAAAAATTGCCGAAAACCGCAAAAAGATCATTGACGCCCAGACTCAGCCGAACCGGCAGGCCCAGGTCGTCGAAATGAACAGCGGGTTGCAGTTTTACCTCTACGTCTATGACGTGTTTCCCGACGTGCGGATGGTCTATGCCCCGCCCAAGGACATCGGCTACTACGGCGGCGACCCGGACAACTTCGAGTGGCCGCGCCACTGCGGGGATTTCACCTTTTTCCGCGTCTATGCCAACAAGGACAACCGCCCGGCGGCCTACGCCAAAGACAACGTGCCCTACCGCCCGAAGAAGCACCTGACGATTTCGCTGGCCGGCTACAAAGAAGGCGACTTCACCATGGTCATGGGCTATCCGGGACGCACGAACCGCTACCGCGAAGCGTCCTCGGTGGAAACCAATGAACGCCTCCAGATTCCGCTGCTCATTGACTTTTTCACCGGCCAGATTGCCGCGCTCGAAGAAGCCGCCAGGGCCGACCGCAAGACGGCGCTGGCGCTGGCTTCGCAGATTTTCGGGCTGAGCAACTCGCTCAAGGCGTACCAGGGCGCCCAGCGTACGCTCCGCCGCGTCCAGTTTCTCGAACGCCGCCGCAAGGAAGAAGCCGCGTTGGCGCAGTTCATTGCCAGCACACCCGAAAACCAGGCCAAGTACGGTGATGTCATTCCCAAACTGACCAAACTCAACGAGGAGCAGCGGCCGTTCGTGCCCACGGATTTCCTGCTGCCGCGGATTCCCGGTTTCATCAGCCAGGTGGCCGGTGTCGCCAGTCTGGCCGTGGCGCGTGCGGTGGAAGCCGAAAAACCGGCCGGCGAGCGCAACCCGCAAATCGAAGCGCAGGCGAGCCGCCTCAAGGCCGTCATTCCAAACCTGTTTCGTGACCGGAATGTGCATCTCGAACAACAACGACTGGTGGCGCTCTTTGAACTGGCCGACAAGCAGCCGGCGGGCTACCGCATCGCCTTTCTCGACCGGCAGTTTGAAGGCAAAACCGGAGAAGCGCGCGCGGCAGCGCAACGGGAACTCGCCCGGCACATCATCGAATCGCCCTACTACAGCACGCCGGGGCGGTTACAGGTGCTGTTTGAACTGTCGGCGGCCCAGCTCCGGGCGCTCGATGACCCCGGACTCAACTTCCTGCTGGCGCTGGCCCCCGAAAACGATGCTGCACGCAAGCGCACGGAACGTTTCAATGCTGAAGTCACCGCGCTGCGGGCGCGCTACATTGCGGCTCTGGCGGCCAGTCGCGGCAACCAGCCCTTCTACCCGGACGCCAACCGTACGCTGCGGTTCACCTACGGCGAAGTCAAAGGCTACACGCCCAAAGACGGCGCGACCTATCGTTACTACACGACCCTGTTTGGGGTTGTCGAAAAGGACCGTGGCGTTGATCCCTTTGCCGCGCCCCAGGCTGTCATTGACCTGCACCGGCGCAAGGATCACGGCCGGTACTTCGAGCCGCGTTTCGGCGATGTGCCCGTGAATTTTCTCTCCACGAATGACATCATTGGGGGCAACTCGGGAAGTCCCATCCTGAACGGGCGCGGCGAAATCATCGGCGTCGTCTTCGACGGCAATTTTGAAGGGTTGGGCAACGACTTCCTGTATGATTACGACGCCCAGCGCACCATCAGCGTGGACATCCGCTACGTACTGTTCCTGACCGAGAAAATGGCAGGAGCGGATTACCTGTTCAAGGAAATGACCTTTGCGCCGGCCAGCGGCGCGGCAACCCGCCGGTGA
- the mutS gene encoding DNA mismatch repair protein MutS — translation MSTAATPMMRQYFAIKAKYPGTLLFFRLGDFYEMFFEDAHIASRELDLTLTARHKDTAQPVPMCGVPYHAAAGYIARLVERGYRVAICEQTEEATGKTKLVERAVVRVVTPGTSLEETLLTGAENRFLAALSSNAEATAVALLDVTTGEFSVTELRGEAHLEAALNLLERFDPREVLAPQTLAPLLSAAFPQPPSPDAPAEGKPSGPPRFTAALTLTEQLSFAPDAGEALLREHFGVRSLAGFGLEGRPLAIGAAAAVLRYLRETQMSDARHVTGVTWFETTTTLELDLLTLKNLEVITGASGSKRDALLGVLDDTITNMGARLLRQWLLRPSLELPIIEARLDAVDELHRKPIERDGFRQLLRDIQDIERLVGRLSLNLATPRDVAALRTSCAHLPALRERLLACTSSLLLTLGESLDPCADLHQRMAETLSDAPPVKLDEGGVIRPGFSAELDELRHLRHDASGAMAAIEQRERERTGIGSLKVRFNQVFGYYIEVTKANLRYVPADYERKQTIANGERYTTPELKQLEARLRDAEVRLLALETQLFQELRAFLVAHAPRLQTAARIVAVLDVLAALAEVAARRRYVRPELHAGDELVIEDGRHPVVEANVERFVPNDVRMNNSTDRLLIITGPNMGGKSVFLRQTGLIVLMAHAGAFVPARRASIPLVDRIFTRIGASDNVARGRSTFMVEMTETACILNTATPRSLVLLDEVGRGTSTFDGLSLAWAVCEYLHDDPHHAAKTLFATHYHELVELAQVLPGVCNVQLAVSEQNGDIVFLHRVIPGSASKSYGIEVGRLAGLPASVIARAREILANLEANELDVLGKPKLARHLPARRGRAQRAQPTLFEAVNESVIEELRALDLNSLTPDLALTVLRRLQERLL, via the coding sequence GTGTCCACGGCAGCGACCCCGATGATGCGCCAGTACTTTGCCATCAAGGCCAAGTACCCCGGCACCCTGCTCTTTTTCCGGCTCGGCGACTTTTACGAGATGTTCTTCGAGGACGCCCACATCGCGTCACGCGAACTCGATCTCACCCTCACCGCCCGCCACAAGGACACCGCCCAGCCCGTCCCCATGTGCGGCGTCCCCTACCACGCCGCCGCCGGCTACATTGCCCGGCTCGTCGAGCGCGGCTACCGCGTCGCCATCTGCGAACAGACCGAAGAGGCCACCGGCAAGACCAAGCTCGTCGAACGCGCCGTCGTGCGCGTGGTGACGCCCGGCACCTCCCTCGAAGAAACCCTGCTGACCGGAGCCGAAAACCGCTTTCTCGCCGCACTCTCCAGCAACGCGGAAGCCACCGCTGTTGCCCTGCTTGACGTCACCACCGGCGAGTTTTCCGTGACCGAACTGCGGGGCGAAGCACACCTCGAAGCCGCACTCAACCTGCTCGAACGCTTTGATCCACGCGAAGTTCTCGCCCCGCAAACACTTGCCCCGCTGCTCAGTGCAGCCTTCCCGCAGCCGCCTTCGCCGGATGCACCGGCGGAGGGGAAGCCCTCCGGGCCACCGCGCTTCACGGCCGCGCTCACCCTGACCGAACAGCTTTCATTTGCCCCGGATGCCGGTGAAGCCCTGCTGCGCGAACACTTCGGCGTCCGCTCGCTGGCCGGCTTCGGCCTCGAAGGCCGGCCGCTGGCGATTGGCGCCGCCGCGGCTGTCCTGCGTTACCTCCGTGAAACGCAGATGAGTGACGCGCGTCATGTGACCGGCGTGACGTGGTTCGAGACGACAACCACGCTCGAACTCGACCTGCTGACGCTCAAAAATCTGGAAGTCATCACAGGAGCCAGCGGCAGCAAACGGGATGCCCTGCTGGGCGTCCTCGACGACACCATCACCAACATGGGCGCGCGCCTGCTCAGGCAGTGGCTTCTGCGTCCGTCGCTTGAGCTGCCCATCATCGAAGCCCGCCTCGATGCCGTGGACGAACTGCACCGGAAACCCATCGAACGGGATGGCTTCCGGCAGTTGCTCCGCGACATTCAGGACATCGAACGTCTCGTCGGACGGCTTTCCCTCAACCTGGCCACGCCCCGCGACGTAGCCGCGCTGCGCACAAGCTGCGCACATCTGCCGGCGCTCAGGGAACGGCTCCTGGCCTGTACGTCGTCCCTGCTGCTGACGCTCGGTGAAAGCCTCGACCCGTGCGCCGACCTGCACCAGCGCATGGCCGAAACCCTGTCCGATGCGCCTCCGGTCAAACTTGACGAAGGCGGCGTCATCCGTCCCGGCTTCAGCGCCGAACTGGATGAGTTGCGTCATCTGCGCCATGACGCCAGCGGGGCCATGGCCGCCATCGAACAACGGGAGCGTGAACGGACCGGCATTGGTTCGCTCAAGGTGCGCTTCAATCAGGTCTTTGGCTACTACATCGAAGTCACCAAAGCCAACCTCAGGTACGTTCCGGCGGACTACGAACGCAAGCAGACGATTGCCAACGGCGAACGCTACACGACGCCCGAACTCAAGCAGCTCGAAGCGCGGCTGCGCGACGCCGAAGTGCGGCTGCTGGCGCTGGAAACCCAGCTTTTTCAGGAACTGCGCGCCTTTCTCGTCGCCCACGCCCCGCGTTTGCAGACGGCAGCCCGCATCGTGGCCGTGCTCGACGTGCTGGCGGCGCTGGCGGAAGTGGCCGCGCGACGGCGCTACGTACGCCCGGAACTGCACGCCGGCGATGAACTCGTCATCGAAGACGGCCGGCATCCGGTGGTCGAAGCCAACGTCGAGCGGTTCGTGCCCAATGATGTCCGCATGAACAATTCGACCGACCGGCTGCTCATCATCACCGGGCCGAACATGGGCGGCAAAAGCGTGTTTCTGCGCCAGACCGGTCTCATTGTCCTGATGGCGCACGCTGGCGCGTTTGTGCCGGCCCGCCGCGCCTCCATTCCGCTGGTGGACCGGATTTTCACGCGCATCGGCGCTTCAGACAACGTGGCGCGCGGCCGTTCGACCTTCATGGTCGAGATGACGGAAACGGCCTGCATTCTCAACACGGCCACGCCGCGCAGCCTCGTTCTGCTCGATGAAGTCGGGCGCGGCACTTCGACCTTTGACGGGCTTTCCCTCGCGTGGGCGGTGTGCGAGTACCTGCACGACGATCCACACCACGCAGCAAAAACGCTGTTTGCGACGCACTACCACGAGCTGGTTGAACTCGCGCAGGTACTGCCGGGCGTGTGCAACGTCCAGTTGGCGGTTTCGGAACAGAATGGCGACATCGTGTTTCTGCACCGCGTCATACCGGGCAGCGCCAGCAAGTCCTACGGCATAGAAGTCGGACGGCTGGCCGGCCTTCCGGCTTCGGTCATCGCGCGCGCCCGTGAAATCCTCGCCAATCTGGAAGCCAATGAACTCGATGTCCTTGGCAAGCCCAAGCTGGCGCGGCATCTGCCGGCCCGCCGGGGCAGGGCCCAGCGTGCGCAGCCGACGCTGTTTGAAGCCGTCAACGAAAGCGTCATCGAAGAACTCCGCGCGCTCGATCTGAACAGTCTGACGCCCGACCTGGCGCTGACCGTTCTGCGCCGCCTGCAGGAACGGCTGCTGTAG
- the mpl gene encoding UDP-N-acetylmuramate:L-alanyl-gamma-D-glutamyl-meso-diaminopimelate ligase → MTHYYLIGICGTAMASLAGMLKARGHEVTGSDAHVYPPMSDELARLGIPVNLGYDPAHLAHRRPDVVVIGNAIPRGNPEMEYVLEQRWRYASLPEVLRQEFLWGRRVLVVTGTHGKTTTTALAAHVLTVGGLEPTFLVGGVAENFGSSFRVTESDYVVLEGDEYDTAYFDKGPKFMHYLPEIGIVNNVEFDHADIYPNLDAVKLAFRRFVNLIPRNGACIVGFDSPHARDVAARAWSPVEGFALDAPDALWRADGLEYTANGMRFRVSRAGMPWATFELPTFGAFNVRNALAVIAAATRWGVSPERIATGLATFRAVKRRMEVRGEVGGITVIDDFAHHPTAVRETLEALARRFPGRPLTAVFEPRSWSSRKRVFQAAYAEAFDAARQVVIAPVFESTKVAEDDRFSPEQLRADLTARGKTAVVRAGAEAIVEYLLGHLQPREVVAILSNGGFDGLHDKLLQALNRKTSQG, encoded by the coding sequence ATGACCCACTACTATCTCATCGGCATTTGCGGCACGGCCATGGCCTCACTGGCCGGGATGCTCAAGGCGCGTGGCCACGAAGTCACCGGTTCGGATGCGCATGTGTATCCCCCGATGTCGGATGAACTCGCCCGCCTGGGCATTCCGGTCAACCTGGGCTATGACCCGGCGCATCTGGCGCACCGCCGGCCGGATGTCGTCGTCATCGGCAATGCCATTCCACGCGGCAACCCGGAGATGGAATACGTACTGGAACAGCGTTGGCGCTACGCTTCGCTGCCGGAAGTGCTCAGGCAGGAATTTCTCTGGGGGCGACGCGTTCTGGTCGTCACCGGCACCCACGGCAAAACGACGACGACGGCGCTGGCCGCCCACGTGCTTACGGTTGGCGGACTGGAGCCGACGTTTCTCGTCGGGGGCGTGGCCGAAAATTTCGGCTCCAGCTTTCGCGTGACGGAAAGCGACTACGTCGTGCTCGAAGGCGATGAATACGACACGGCCTATTTCGACAAGGGGCCGAAGTTCATGCACTACCTGCCGGAAATCGGCATCGTCAACAACGTCGAATTCGACCACGCGGACATCTACCCCAACCTGGATGCCGTCAAGCTGGCCTTCCGGCGCTTCGTCAATCTCATTCCGCGCAACGGTGCATGCATCGTCGGCTTTGACTCGCCGCACGCGCGCGACGTGGCGGCGCGGGCGTGGTCCCCGGTGGAAGGTTTCGCACTTGATGCACCCGATGCACTCTGGCGTGCCGACGGGCTGGAATACACGGCGAACGGTATGCGTTTCCGTGTCAGTCGGGCCGGCATGCCGTGGGCAACGTTCGAGCTGCCGACCTTTGGTGCATTCAACGTCCGCAACGCGCTGGCCGTCATCGCTGCGGCTACCCGCTGGGGCGTTTCCCCGGAACGCATCGCCACGGGACTGGCTACGTTTCGTGCGGTCAAACGGCGGATGGAAGTCCGGGGGGAAGTCGGCGGTATCACCGTCATTGACGACTTCGCGCACCATCCGACGGCTGTTCGGGAAACCCTGGAAGCCCTGGCGCGGCGCTTTCCGGGACGCCCCCTGACGGCCGTGTTTGAGCCGCGTTCGTGGTCATCGCGCAAGCGGGTGTTTCAGGCGGCCTATGCCGAGGCGTTTGACGCCGCCCGACAGGTCGTCATCGCACCGGTGTTTGAAAGCACCAAAGTGGCAGAAGACGACCGCTTTTCACCCGAACAGCTCCGTGCCGACCTGACCGCACGCGGGAAGACAGCGGTTGTACGTGCCGGCGCAGAAGCCATCGTGGAGTACCTGCTGGGACATCTCCAGCCACGGGAAGTCGTCGCCATTCTGTCCAACGGCGGTTTTGACGGCCTGCACGACAAACTGCTGCAAGCCTTGAACCGGAAGACCAGCCAGGGGTGA
- the dacB gene encoding D-alanyl-D-alanine carboxypeptidase/D-alanyl-D-alanine-endopeptidase, producing the protein MLQQPYPASCPASWLKAAVRLALAAGLLWAAVPVVEAQRAGRPAARPVQKAAPKSSPKGNPQPPSAPLTSPGKPLPAGALQAFVEQLAARPALQGARLGIHIEDAETGEVLADVAGEKRFLPASNMKLVTTAAALGVLGPDFRVRTSVYMPPPDANGVVTGDLTLVGRGDPTISDRYNTDKKDTRLTPLEQLADRVAAAGIREITGDVVGDESYFRAAPLGDGWGWDDLQWYYGAEVSALSVADNHVTLTVAPTRPGEKVAVTCTPATDYITLRNEAVTAAGKETDTFGLHRGLADNVIELYGALPPNGGRELGVAVHDPARFAAHLFRDLLVRRGIVVRGGIRRADANLRQRQPLALETLREVAFIESPPLALWVRTTNKISSNLYAELLLRHLGKTRGTPDKDADVAGCEVVAEFLARAGVAVAELKIRDGSGLSRLDNLTPGALTALLRFMRKHPTWDVFYDSLPVAGVDGTLRSRMKGTRAADNLRAKTGTLDDVSALAGYVTAANGRVLVFSFVANHLNTARTAGVAAGDDLGKAMAEYTGAAATPTKTAAVETEKR; encoded by the coding sequence ATGCTTCAGCAACCGTACCCGGCATCCTGCCCGGCATCGTGGTTGAAGGCGGCCGTCAGGCTGGCGCTCGCGGCCGGACTGCTCTGGGCGGCCGTCCCGGTGGTCGAGGCGCAGCGGGCCGGTCGGCCAGCCGCCCGCCCGGTACAGAAAGCGGCGCCGAAATCATCACCGAAAGGCAACCCGCAGCCACCTTCGGCCCCGTTGACATCGCCAGGCAAGCCACTGCCGGCGGGAGCACTTCAGGCGTTTGTGGAGCAGTTGGCCGCCCGTCCGGCATTGCAGGGGGCACGCCTCGGCATCCACATCGAAGATGCTGAAACGGGCGAAGTTCTGGCCGATGTCGCCGGCGAGAAGCGGTTTTTACCGGCCTCGAACATGAAGCTCGTCACCACGGCCGCGGCGCTCGGTGTGCTGGGGCCGGACTTCCGCGTACGCACTTCGGTCTATATGCCGCCGCCGGATGCCAACGGCGTCGTCACCGGCGATCTGACACTCGTCGGCCGCGGCGATCCAACCATTTCCGACCGCTACAACACCGACAAAAAAGACACCCGCCTGACGCCACTCGAACAGCTTGCCGACCGGGTGGCGGCGGCCGGCATCCGGGAAATCACTGGCGATGTCGTCGGCGATGAAAGCTACTTCCGCGCTGCGCCGCTCGGCGACGGCTGGGGCTGGGATGACTTGCAGTGGTACTACGGCGCGGAAGTCAGTGCGCTGTCCGTTGCCGACAACCACGTGACGCTGACGGTGGCACCGACGCGCCCCGGAGAAAAGGTGGCCGTCACCTGTACGCCGGCGACGGATTACATCACCCTGCGCAACGAAGCCGTGACGGCCGCCGGCAAGGAAACCGACACCTTTGGGCTGCACCGCGGTCTGGCCGACAACGTCATCGAACTGTACGGCGCACTGCCGCCCAACGGGGGACGCGAACTCGGCGTGGCCGTTCACGACCCGGCCCGCTTTGCCGCACACCTGTTCCGGGACCTGCTCGTGCGCCGGGGAATCGTCGTGCGGGGTGGCATCCGGCGCGCTGACGCCAACCTGCGGCAGCGGCAGCCGCTGGCGCTGGAGACGCTCCGGGAAGTGGCTTTCATCGAGTCGCCGCCGCTGGCGCTCTGGGTGCGGACGACCAACAAAATCAGCTCCAACCTCTACGCTGAACTCCTGTTGCGCCATCTGGGAAAGACACGCGGCACGCCGGACAAGGATGCCGATGTGGCCGGCTGTGAAGTCGTGGCGGAATTTCTCGCCCGCGCCGGGGTTGCGGTGGCCGAACTGAAAATCCGCGACGGTTCGGGGCTGTCGCGGCTCGACAACCTGACGCCGGGTGCACTGACGGCCCTGCTCCGCTTCATGCGCAAACATCCAACCTGGGATGTGTTTTACGATTCGCTGCCCGTTGCCGGTGTGGACGGCACGCTGCGCAGCCGCATGAAGGGGACGCGCGCCGCCGACAATCTGCGCGCCAAGACCGGCACGCTCGATGATGTGAGCGCGCTGGCCGGTTACGTCACGGCCGCCAACGGGCGGGTGCTCGTGTTCAGTTTCGTGGCCAACCATCTCAACACCGCCCGTACGGCCGGAGTGGCCGCCGGCGACGACCTGGGCAAGGCCATGGCTGAATACACCGGTGCAGCCGCCACACCCACGAAAACGGCCGCCGTGGAAACGGAGAAACGATGA
- the chlG gene encoding chlorophyll synthase ChlG, which produces MANQYAPQACSVPLVTSRADFWRAVLELMKPLTWFAPMWAFLCGAISSGAAPTGEFLWNLFLGAILAGPLMCSMSQVMNDYCDREVDRINEPQRPFPSGRITESQGLWLCTGLTLGSFGLAWIVGAWPVLLITIAAFVMSLLYSAPPVRGKRNGWFGNGLVSFAYEGVAWATGCLAVSGAFPPASIAGAVLYSIGAHGIMTLNDFKSVPGDTALGIRSVPVQLGIPRAARVACYVMNIPQLLCVGLLAWYGEWLWAAVLMGLLVAQIPLQVKLVRDPEARAPWYNATGTTLYVLGMMAYAIAIR; this is translated from the coding sequence ATGGCCAACCAATACGCACCGCAGGCTTGTTCTGTACCGCTCGTGACATCGCGGGCCGACTTCTGGCGTGCCGTCCTCGAACTGATGAAACCGCTCACCTGGTTTGCGCCGATGTGGGCGTTCCTGTGCGGAGCCATCAGCAGCGGGGCCGCGCCGACGGGTGAGTTTCTGTGGAACCTGTTTCTGGGGGCCATTCTGGCCGGGCCGCTGATGTGTTCGATGTCGCAGGTGATGAATGACTACTGCGACCGGGAAGTGGACCGCATCAACGAGCCGCAGCGGCCGTTTCCTTCCGGGCGGATTACAGAATCGCAGGGGCTTTGGCTGTGTACGGGGCTGACCCTGGGCTCTTTCGGGCTGGCCTGGATTGTCGGGGCGTGGCCGGTGCTGCTCATCACCATTGCGGCTTTTGTGATGTCGCTGCTGTACAGCGCGCCGCCGGTGCGTGGCAAACGCAATGGCTGGTTCGGCAACGGGCTGGTGAGTTTTGCCTACGAAGGTGTGGCGTGGGCGACGGGCTGCCTGGCGGTTTCCGGGGCCTTTCCGCCAGCGAGCATTGCCGGGGCCGTGCTCTACAGCATCGGGGCCCACGGCATCATGACGCTCAACGACTTCAAAAGCGTGCCGGGCGACACGGCGCTGGGCATTCGTTCCGTGCCGGTACAGCTCGGCATTCCACGCGCGGCGCGGGTGGCCTGCTACGTCATGAACATTCCGCAACTGCTGTGTGTGGGACTGCTGGCCTGGTACGGGGAATGGCTGTGGGCGGCCGTCCTGATGGGGCTGCTTGTGGCCCAGATACCCCTTCAGGTCAAGCTCGTCCGGGACCCGGAGGCGCGCGCCCCCTGGTACAACGCCACCGGGACGACGCTGTATGTGCTGGGCATGATGGCCTATGCCATTGCGATTCGCTGA